Proteins co-encoded in one Rattus rattus isolate New Zealand chromosome 5, Rrattus_CSIRO_v1, whole genome shotgun sequence genomic window:
- the LOC116900031 gene encoding 60S ribosomal protein L23a-like → MAPKAKKETLAPLKAEAKARASKAQKAVLKGVHSHRKKTLRLRRQPKHPRKSAPRRNKLDSYAINKFPLTTESAMQKIEDNNMLVFIVDERPTSTRSKQAIKKLYDIDVA, encoded by the exons ATGGCGCCgaaagcaaagaaggaaactCTGGCCCCTCTCAAAGCTGAAGCCAAAGCAAGGGCTTCGAAAGCTCAGAAGGCAGTGCTGAAAGGTGTCCACAGCCACAGAAAGAAG ACCCTGCGGCTCCGGAGGCAGCCAAAACATCCTCGAAAGAGTGCACccagaagaaacaagcttgacTCCTATGCTATCAACAAATTTCCACTGACCACCGAGTCGGCCATGCAGAAAATAGAGGACAATAACATGCTTGTGTTCATTGTGGATGAAAGGCCAACAAGCACCAGATCAAAACAGGCCATTAAGAAGCTCTATGACATTGATGTGGCCTGA
- the Il36a gene encoding interleukin-36 alpha, which yields MNKDKELSAATPWFRHIQDLSSRVWVLQDNILTAVPRKEQTVPVTITLLPCQYLDTLEKNKGDPMYLGVKKPQSCLSCTKNGEQPVLQLREGNILDMYHQKEPVKASLFYHKKSGTTSTFESAAFPGWFIAVCSKGSCPLVLTQELGKTFITDFEMTVVH from the exons ATGAATAAGGATAAAG AACTAAGTGCAGCAACACCTTGGTTTAGACATATTCAGGATCTTAGTAGTCGTGTGTGGGTCCTTCAAGACAATATTCTTACTGCAGTCCCAAGGAAAGAGCAAACGGTTCCAG TCACTATCACCTTACTCCCATGCCAATATCTGGACACTCTTGAGAAGAACAAGGGGGATCCCATGTACCTGGGAGTGAAGAAACCTCAAAGTTGTCTGTCCTGCACAAAGAATGGGGAGCAGCCTGTACTACAACTTCGG GAAGGGAACATACTGGATATGTACCACCAGAAGGAACCTGTAAAAGCCTCTCTCTTCTATCACAAGAAGAGTGGTACAACCTCTACATTCGAGTCTGCAGCCTTCCCTGGTTGGTTCATTGCTGTCTGCTCCAAAGGGAGCTGCCCACTCGTTTTGACCCAAGAACTTGGGAAAACCTTCATCACTGATTTTGAGATGACTGTAGTACATTAA